The sequence below is a genomic window from Caloramator mitchellensis.
TCATTGCTTCTAAAGTTAAGTCTTGGCATTTCATGAACTTCCATACCAACACCATGACCTAATCCATGACCAAATTTATCACCATAGCCTCTTTCCTTTATTATATCTCTTGCAATTCTGTCTGCATCGAAACATGATAAACCTGCCTTTATCGCCTTTAAGGCAGCTTCATTTGCATCTAAAACAGCATTATATATTTCCTTATGTTTGTCACTCGCTTTTCCTACTACAACTGTTCTTGTCATATCAGAACAGTATCCTTTATATATGCATCCAAAATCAAGTGTTACAAAATCGCCATATTCAATTTTTTTATCAGATGGAGTTCCATGTGGAAGTGAAGACCTTGCTCCTGAAACAACAATTGAATTGAAGGATAACCCTTCAGCTCCATGTTTTTTCATAAAATATTCTAATTCAAGCGCAATATCTTTTTCTACTGCTCCTACTTTTAAGAATTTAATAATATGTTCAAAAGCCATATCAGCAATTGATGCAGCCTTTGCTATTAATTCTATCTCTTCTTCCTCTTTAATCATTCTTAATTTTTCAATTGTCTGACTTAATTTTACTATTTGGATATCTTCTAAAAGCTCCTTATAAGTGAAATAATCAGAATATGTCATTCTGTCTTCTTCGATTCCAAGAACCTTTACATTGTTTTCAAGAAGCAATTCCTTT
It includes:
- a CDS encoding aminopeptidase P family protein; the protein is MNILKRLENFRARFDELGIDAALVYGDYNRNYLSGFTGHESFSVILKDKAYFLTDGRYIEQANAEVVGYEVIEYKPPIHNAIKELLLENNVKVLGIEEDRMTYSDYFTYKELLEDIQIVKLSQTIEKLRMIKEEEEIELIAKAASIADMAFEHIIKFLKVGAVEKDIALELEYFMKKHGAEGLSFNSIVVSGARSSLPHGTPSDKKIEYGDFVTLDFGCIYKGYCSDMTRTVVVGKASDKHKEIYNAVLDANEAALKAIKAGLSCFDADRIARDIIKERGYGDKFGHGLGHGVGMEVHEMPRLNFRSNEILQAGMVVTDEPGIYVPNFGGVRIEELVVVTEDGYRVLSKSPKHLMEL